One Danio aesculapii chromosome 11, fDanAes4.1, whole genome shotgun sequence genomic region harbors:
- the pgap4 gene encoding transmembrane protein 246, translating to MLRWRTCTSKHFHWSSPVAQGLLLCTLTFGVILPICCHRLLYSYYFLKPIYLDSLSNAALKESYERGQEALRFWESAATTKTINGPLEMIIKKPDLLVTVVTTRRSEGKDYHYLLQVALQLKTLLKTCGNKACAEVMLCDVERGPALNEDALLLEKEFLVVRRSPDERWQDREVSNIFEREKQDYVFCLRKGWDMMKPKNVVVLEDDAFPLTNFFPSVKNLLSRKFAFNSLYIKLYHPERLQRYWNPEPYRILEWIGLGVFGATILLLLLFHCTPLSFTFSLAHFLFLALYIMAVAELAGRHYLLEVRRLSPQLYAVCPATECCTPAMLYPGNASIRVAEYLDQATCAQGNAKDMVLYRIARSTPGEKAHSVEPNLIKHIGAYSSVRTNPKPPRLI from the coding sequence ATGCTTCGATGGAGGACTTGTACCAGCAAGCACTTTCATTGGTCAAGCCCGGTAGCTCAAGGGTTGCTTTTGTGCACTTTAACCTTTGGAGTGATACTACCTATATGCTGCCATCGTCTACTTTACTCCtactattttttaaaaccaatatATCTTGATTCGCTGAGCAATGCAGCACTAAAAGAAAGCTACGAAAGAGGCCAGGAGGCTCTACGCTTTTGGGAAAGTGCTGCCACTACGAAAACCATTAATGGTCCATTGGAAATGATTATTAAGAAACCAGATCTCCTGGTGACCGTAGTGACAACCAGGAGATCAGAGGGCAAGGACTATCACTACCTATTACAGGTGGCTCTACAGCTGAAAACACTCCTCAAAACGTGTGGAAATAAAGCATGCGCCGAGGTCATGCTATGTGACGTGGAAAGAGGCCCTGCTTTAAATGAGGATGCTTTGCTTCTGGAGAAAGAGTTTTTGGTGGTTCGACGTTCTCCGGATGAGCGATGGCAGGACAGAGAAGTTTCCAACATATTTGAGAGGGAAAAACAAGATTACGTTTTCTGCCTACGCAAAGGATGGGACATGATGAAGCCAAAAAACGTTGTCGTCCTAGAGGATGACGCGTTTCCATTAACCAATTTTTTTCCTTCAGTCAAAAATTTACTCTCACGAAAATTCGCCTTCAATTCGTTATACATAAAGCTCTACCATCCTGAGCGTCTGCAGAGATACTGGAACCCAGAGCCGTATCGCATCCTAGAATGGATCGGTCTTGGTGTTTTCGGGGCTACAATCCTCCTCCTTTTGTTGTTTCACTGCACGCCTCTTTCTTTTACCTTCTCGCTTGCTCATTTTCTCTTCCTGGCTCTCTACATAATGGCCGTGGCTGAGCTGGCAGGACGGCATTATCTCCTGGAGGTCAGACGGCTCTCACCGCAGTTGTATGCTGTGTGTCCTGCCACTGAATGCTGCACCCCTGCTATGCTCTATCCAGGAAATGCCTCCATTCGGGTTGCCGAATACCTAGACCAGGCCACCTGCGCTCAGGGTAATGCGAAAGACATGGTGCTCTATAGGATAGCCAGATCGACGCCAGGTGAAAAGGCACACAGCGTGGAACCCAATCTCATCAAGCATATCGGTGCTTACTCCTCTGTCAGGACCAACCCGAAACCACCGCGATTAATTTGA
- the tpcn3 gene encoding two pore segment channel 3, with amino-acid sequence MSEEKTEKTSHTLTKDEGFTNGGNNVSSNVTDQMTEKFDLATVYVSDAKYNRNIFFDTSPQAVKLYLLYNHWFMQTLVYVFIIINLALALFEDPAVVPLPIWATSTIEIICLSAFTVRIIHYAKVIPKDKFWKDPKNICIIVIVTLSFIDMVIYGALKATGHYGIRWSRVLRPLLLVNVTEGRQLRRAFRSIRNALPQISYVFFLFMFSVLVFSLMALKLFGKRGLLTINGSPYFTDYMDIVFDLYVLVTTANSPDVMMPAYNSSVYFTIFFILYIVVNTYTFMSFFLAVVYNNYKKYLKEEVRQLVKARRIKMCRAFSLLQENRGEGGEPVVTQANWNHLVKLVKPKISTAHRELLWSVLDDQNKGHIGKFAFVQLADLLSIQVITVKSQAHPIQICFPSLYNSLASRFIRQMVHHRVFVYAYDLIILVNAVFIGLDEENPVVSNAEWGFLALYMLEIILKLYATEPRAFFARHQFWNWFDTIIVVSALFGTIINSALKHSGGYTSRQVLDIVFILRVLRLIRVVDSIKRFRAIINTLIKIGPTILTFGQLILVVYYIFAMVGMELFKGKIQFFELNSTSPDREYCGNPLLKSTSFAKLNYCKNNFNDVISSFILLLELTVVNQWHVLTSGFTAVTHVSARLFFVIFHIVVVIIIINIFVAFILEAFLVEYTVDKSELQTSLEKKIEELELNVQHDGVDPGLVDAMETNDSDLGTSEDGKRKPSLMFKIASRRSRTVDGLLQRMFETDLRPEDFNEDELDNINFSNPVFDSI; translated from the exons ATGTCTGAGGAGAAGACTGAGAAAACTAGCCACACTTTAACAAAGGATGAAGGTTTTACCAACGGAGGAAATAATGTCTCCAGTAATGTTACAGATCAGATGACAGAG AAATTTGACCTGGCCACAGTCTATGTGTCTGATGCCAAGTACAACAGGAACATCTTTTTTGACACTTCGCCACAGGCTGTGAA GCTGTACCTGCTCTACAACCATTGGTTCATGCAGACGCTGGTATATGTGTTCATTATCATAAATCTGGCTCTGGCTCTTTTTGAGGATCCTGCAGTTGTGCCACTTCCTATATGG GCGACTTCTACAATTGAGATCATATGCCTCTCTGCATTCACTGTGCGGATAATACACTACGCAAAAGTCATACCAAAAGATAAATTCTGGAAGGATCCCAAAAATATCTGCATCATAGTCATTGTAACG CTCTCTTTTATAGATATGGTTATATATGGAGCTCTGAAAGCGACAGGACACTATGGTATTCGATGGTCGAGAGTCTTAAGACCACTTCTGTTAGTCAATGTTACAGAAGGACGACAA ttGCGGAGGGCGTTCAGGAGTATCCGCAATGCGCTGCCTCAGATCTCCtatgtttttttcttattcatGTTCAGTGTGTTGGTCTTCTCTCTCATGGCTCTTAAATTGTTTGGGAAAAG GGGTCTCCTTACCATCAATGGTTCTCCATATTTCACAGATTATATGGATATTGTTTTTGATCTCTATGTTTTAGTGACCACTGCTAATAGCCCTGATGTCAT GATGCCGGCATACAACTCCAGTGTTTACTTCACCATTTTCTTCATTCTGTATATTGTCGTCAACACCTATACCTTCATGTCCTTTTTTTTGGCTGTTGTTTATAATAACTACAAAAAGTACCTAAAG GAGGAAGTGCGACAGCTGGTAAAGGCTAGAAGAATCAAGATGTGCCGGGCGTTTTCTTTGCTTCAGGAGAACCGGGGTGAAGGTGGAGAGCCCGTGGTGACCCAGGCCAATTGGAACCATCTGGTTAAACTCGTCAAGCCGAAAATCAGTACTGCTCATCGGGAATTGCTCTGGAGTGTCTTAGATGATCAGAATAAAGGACACATAG GAAAGTTTGCATTTGTCCAACTGGCTGATCTTCTAAGTATCCAGGTGATCACTGTGAAGTCACAGGCACATCCAATTCAAATTTGTTTCCCCTCTTTGTACAACTCCCTAGCCAGCAGATTCATCCGGCAGATGGTGCATCACAG AGTGTTTGTATATGCCTATGATCTGATTATCCTGGTGAATGCTGTGTTCATTGGTCTGGATGAGGAGAACCCTGTCGTATCGAATGCTGAGTGGGGTTTTCTGGCTCTTTATATGTTGGAAATCATTCTCAAACTGTACGCCACCGAGCCTCGGGCGTTCTTCGCTCGACATCAGTTTTGGAACTG GTTTGATACAATCATTGTTGTGTCTGCACTTTTTGGAACCATCATTAACTCTGCACTGAAACACT CTGGAGGCTACACGAGTCGTCAGGTTTTAGACATTGTTTTTATCTTGAGAGTACTTCGACTGATACGTGTGGTGGATTCCATCAAGAG ATTCCGAGCAATCATCAATACGCTTATTAAAATTGGACCAACTATTCTTACATTTGGTCAACTCATACTG GTGGTCTATTATATTTTTGCCATGGTTGGGATGGAATTATTTAAAGGCAAAATTCAGTTTTTTGAACTGAACTCTACGAGTCCCGATCGAGAGTACTGTGGGAACCCTCTGCTTAAATCAACCAGTTTTGCTAAACTCAACTACTGCAAGAACAACTTCAACGACGTGATCTCTTCTTTCATCCTCCTGCTGGAACTCACTGTGGTTAATCAGTGGCATG TCCTGACTAGCGGTTTCACAGCAGTCACACACGTTTCGGCCAGACTTTTCTTCGTCATCTTTCACATTGTGGTCGTTATTATAATAATCAA TATCTTTGTAGCATTTATTTTGGAGGCCTTCCTGGTGGAATATACAGTTGACAAAAGTGAACTGCAGACTTCTCTGGAGAAGAAGATAGAGGAACTGGAGCTTAATGTTCAACA TGATGGTGTGGACCCTGGTCTCGTAGATGCAATGGAAACCAATGACAGTGACCTGGGAACTTCGGAAGATGGCAAACGGAAGCCCTCACTTATGTTCAAGATTGCTTCCAgaa GATCTAGAACTGTGGATGGTCTTTTGCAGCGGATGTTTGAAACGGATCTTCGTCCTGAAGACTTCAATGAAGACGAACTAGACAACATCAACTTCTCAAACCCTGTTTTTGACTCCATATAA